In Brachypodium distachyon strain Bd21 chromosome 2, Brachypodium_distachyon_v3.0, whole genome shotgun sequence, one genomic interval encodes:
- the LOC100834401 gene encoding protein GAMETE EXPRESSED 3 has product MITPKFFPSLTQAVTQNSSLLEPRAQPRAMATPLRCLCLLLCSLIGAARSAAPPALQRLKAIAAENAQMPPGVGRALSPPLIGHGGRIVACSGKNLLAFEPNGSIAWIVPLGYNCKQDVAPITEREKIYLVAEDKVIKITPRNLRTGDPATEVFFSYTSTPGRSEELIGLSTASSYSSLFLTIMNRGLFSFSLRNGQLLWSAGPVLDRFGYRIGCKGNISGCYFNSAPVVDQCEGTLYISNNEGQLYSMYIHSRKYRWIQDLSSIDKVMTIAPGNNGRLYVVLPRKSIVMGFDVLTGHISWQQSVGPLSNEKVLPAVDSNGWISIGSLDGTLYSVSPDGDIRKFLQRTSPNSVIHASPVLDCSGFSVYISQTIMEAKSSQTIGDYTYVSAMKPSSILFTLLAPATGTTYWTEKYPGELADLLSSSDLNYFTLDETILLTALSAGRIGSTIQCYTKRQKIAWTCRKSKPKFVHGDPGDHNHALLLFFFQLIVIVIQSVIVRFCCIFWRKKKLQHNGLQKFLEKRRSLHSKRRILGKIISELEQKAVEDASSNEILEQLGEMVKAKEGVERKLYTSYSLGRDVLGLRQRSSILPLYNGKHKSHSFHGAQRESITIFNTLSNTSSSEDRTTSSYSSGSGSCSGSSCEDMESDTRFNSAGEAGPSNTADVAVGAQGKCPADAEPSYRVFTNPLYVQGESSGESLSRRQEFLMETMHQGSAPTKRMWLKRRRTLSSTN; this is encoded by the exons ATGATCACCCCCAAATTCTTCCCATCACTGACGCAGGCGGTTACTCAAAACTCTTCTCTCCTGGAACCGCGAGCGCAGCCACGGGCGATGGCGACGCCGCTTCGATGCCTGTGCCTGCTACTCTGTTCCCTCATCGGCGCCGCGCGCtctgcggcgccgccggcgttgCAGAGGCTCAAGGCAATCGCTGCTGAAAATG CTCAGATGCCACCGGGAGTTGGTCGTGCCCTCTCGCCTCCGCTCATCGGACACGGCGGCCGCATCGTCGCTTGCTCCGGGAAGAACCTCCTCGCGTTCGAGCCAAACGGATCCATCGCGTGGATCGTTCCCCTCGGATACAATTGTAAACAAGACGTCGCTCCGATTACCGAGAGGGAGAAG ATATATTTGGTGGCAGAAGATAAGGTCATAAAGATAACTCCGCGAAATTTACGCACTGGTGACCCAGCAACAGAAGTATTTTTCAGTTACACTTCAACACCGGGGAGGTCCGAGGAGCTCATCGGTTTATCGACTGCCAGCAGCTATTCATCTCTTTTCCTCACCATTATGAACCGTGGCCTTTTCTCCTTCTCGTTGCGTAATGGGCAGCTACTATGGAGCGCCGGGCCTGTGCTCGATCGCTTCGGTTACCGTATAGGCTGCAAGGGAAACATCTCAGGCTGCTACTTCAATTCAGCCCCGGTTGTTGATCAGTGTGAGGGGACTCTTTAT ATATCAAATAACGAAGGCCAGCTCTATTCAATGTACATTCATAGCCGTAAGTACAGATGGATCCAAGACTTGAGCTCGATTGACAAAGTGATGACAATTGCACCAGGAAATAATGGGCGCCTATACGTTGTCCTTCCAAGAAAGTCAATTGTGATGGGTTTTGATGTCCTCACAGGACACATTTCATGGCAGCAGAGTGTTGGTCCACTTAGTAACGAGAAAGTCTTGCCAGCCGTTGATTCCAATG GTTGGATATCAATTGGATCGCTAGATGGGACCTTGTATTCAGTCTCTCCGGATGGTGACATCAGAAAGTTTCTTCAAAGAACATCACCAAACTCAGTGATCCATGCAAGCCCAGTACTTGACTGCTCAGGGTTTTCAGTGTACATCAGCCAGACCATAATGGAGGCAAAATCAAGCCAAACAATTGGTGATTATACCTATGTATCGGCAATGAAGCCATCAAGCATCTTGTTTACTTTGTTAGCTCCAGCAACAGGGACAACCTATTGGACTGAAAAGTATCCTG GAGAATTAGCAGATTTGCTGTCCAGCAGTGACCTGAACTATTTTACACTTGATGAGACTATTCTTCTCACTGCTCTATCTGCTGGAA GAATTGGCAGCACCATCCAATGCTACACGAAAa GGCAAAAGATTGCCTGGACCTGCAGAAAATCAAAACCCAAGTTTGTCCATGGTGATCCAG GTGACCACAACCATGCCcttttgttgttcttcttccaaCTCATTGTCATAGTGATACAATCGGTAATTGTTCGGTTTTGCTGCATCTTCTGGAGGAAGAAAAAGCTTCAACATAATGGGTTGCAGAAGTTCCTGGAAAAGAGG CGTTCTCTACACAGCAAGAGAAGAATCTTAGGCAAGATTATCTCAGAGCTAGAGCAGAAGGCGGTCGAAGATGCCTCTTCAAACGAAATTCTGGAACAGCTGGGTGAAATGGTGAAAGCCAAGGAAGGTGTTGAGAGGAAGCTATACACATCTTACAGCCTTGGCAGAGATGTCCTGGGCTTGAGGCAACGCTCTTCCATTTTGCCACTTTACAACGGAAAACACAAGAGTCATTCATTTCACGGCGCACAGAGAGAAAGCATTACAATCTTTAATACACTCAGCAACACCTCTTCTTCGGAGGATAGAACAACCAGCAGCTACTCTAGTGGCAGTGGGAGCTGCAGTGGAAGTAGCTGCGAAGATATGGAATCTGACACAAGGTTTAATTCAGCAGGAGAGGCTGGACCTTCCAACACTGCAGATGTTGCAGTGGGAGCCCAAGGCAAATGCCCTGCAGATGCCGAACCTTCGTATCGGGTGTTTACAAATCCACTGTATGTGCAAGGAGAAAGCAGTGGCGAATCACTGTCGCGGAGGCAGGAATTTCTGATGGAGACCATGCATCAAGGTAGTGCACCAACCAAGAGAATGTGGCTGAAGAGGAGGCGAACTCTGTCTTCAACGAACTGA